A stretch of Pelecanus crispus isolate bPelCri1 chromosome 3, bPelCri1.pri, whole genome shotgun sequence DNA encodes these proteins:
- the CALM2 gene encoding calmodulin-2: MADQLTEEQIAEFKEAFSLFDKDGDGTITTKELGTVMRSLGQNPTEAELQDMINEVDADGNGTIDFPEFLTMMARKMKDTDSEEEIREAFRVFDKDGNGYISAAELRHVMTNLGEKLTDEEVDEMIREADIDGDGQVNYEEFVQMMTAK, encoded by the exons GCTGATCAACTGACAGAAGAGCAGATTGCAG AATTCAAAGAAGCTTTCTCACTATTTGACAAGGATGGTGATGGTACTATAACTACAAAGGAGTTGGGGACAGTGATGAGATCGCTTGGTCAAAACCCCACAGAAGCAGAGCTACAGGATATGATCAATGAAGTAGATGCTGATG GCAACGGCACAATTGACTTTCCAGAGTTTCTGACAATGAtggcaagaaaaatgaaagatacaGATAGTGAAGAAGAAATTAGAGAAGCGTTCCGTGTGTTTGACAAG gACGGTAACGGTTACATTAGTGCTGCAGAACTCCGTCATGTGATGACAAATCTTGGGGAGAAGCTAACAGATGAAGAAGTTGATGAAATGATTAGGGAAGCAGACATTGATGGTGATGGTCAAGTAAACTATGAAG AGTTTGTACAAATGATGACAGCGAAGTGA